In a single window of the Delftia tsuruhatensis genome:
- a CDS encoding TetR/AcrR family transcriptional regulator has protein sequence MTTSATQRRARTPQTERVETTQRKIIDSALALLREGGFKSATLQAIARGADVSLGALQHHFESRDALMERLVIEVMEPLSDQGTVWPDKALPLRERAQAFVVLAWDNIFGAANYQAAWSMFFGCKASPTLFGRVDARRVHVDSMFYARFLDVFPEVRAHHPHPQGVAAMAFATLRGAGVLELFSVEQDERQCAFSALVEAIVDAGTPRARPAGHAAD, from the coding sequence ATGACGACGTCCGCCACGCAGCGGCGCGCGCGCACGCCGCAGACCGAGCGTGTGGAGACAACGCAACGCAAGATCATCGACTCCGCCCTGGCGCTGCTGCGCGAGGGCGGCTTCAAGAGCGCCACGCTGCAGGCCATCGCACGCGGTGCCGATGTGTCCCTGGGCGCCCTGCAGCACCATTTCGAGAGCCGCGACGCGCTGATGGAACGCCTGGTCATCGAGGTCATGGAGCCTCTGAGCGACCAGGGCACGGTCTGGCCCGACAAGGCCCTGCCCCTGCGCGAGCGCGCCCAGGCCTTCGTCGTGCTGGCCTGGGACAACATCTTCGGCGCGGCCAACTACCAGGCCGCCTGGAGCATGTTCTTCGGCTGCAAGGCCTCGCCCACGCTGTTCGGCCGTGTGGACGCGCGCCGGGTCCATGTGGACAGCATGTTCTACGCACGCTTTCTCGATGTCTTCCCCGAGGTCCGCGCACACCACCCCCACCCCCAGGGCGTGGCCGCCATGGCCTTCGCCACGCTGCGCGGCGCGGGCGTGCTGGAGCTGTTCTCGGTGGAGCAGGACGAGCGCCAGTGCGCGTTCTCGGCCCTGGTCGAGGCCATCGTCGATGCGGGCACGCCGCGGGCGCGCCCTGCCGGGCACGCCGCAGACTAG